Proteins from a genomic interval of Salinarchaeum sp. Harcht-Bsk1:
- a CDS encoding LLM class flavin-dependent oxidoreductase, which translates to MQSRIEFGVHLNSHGEDIDTCIREAKTVERSGFDLLSLPDHLFSDAQPDWEVWTMLGVLAAETDEIDLMPGVADSVRRHPTHVAHATVTLDQATHGRARIGMGAGEAFNFRGIEDFDWSKPFTRFKEHVEVMLRLWESTEDDRVDYDGEYFQLDDAYLGFRSSQEPHPPLIHGGYGPKMRRFLGEVADGWLPWIHTPEKYEEDLDLIFESARESGRDPSDIRCSLMIPSAISETNPAKVEQDLVDKRASNLVLRPPLLESLGYPDLAEEAPIMWQMDHGEEKTAAIEDIVDQVAYEDILEIFIAGTPESAIEQIERFVDAGVDELVIIPEGDFTETIEHYRETIIPHFS; encoded by the coding sequence GTGCAGTCTCGTATCGAATTCGGGGTTCATCTCAACAGTCACGGGGAGGATATTGATACGTGTATTCGGGAAGCGAAAACCGTCGAGCGCAGCGGATTCGACCTGCTCTCGCTCCCCGACCACCTGTTCTCGGACGCACAACCCGACTGGGAAGTGTGGACGATGCTCGGAGTCCTGGCGGCCGAAACTGACGAGATCGACCTGATGCCAGGCGTGGCCGACTCCGTTCGTCGCCACCCGACGCACGTCGCGCACGCCACGGTCACGCTCGATCAGGCGACGCACGGCCGAGCGAGAATCGGGATGGGAGCGGGGGAAGCGTTCAACTTCCGCGGGATCGAGGACTTCGACTGGTCGAAGCCGTTCACCAGGTTCAAAGAGCACGTCGAAGTCATGCTCCGCCTCTGGGAGTCGACCGAGGACGACCGCGTCGACTACGACGGCGAGTACTTCCAGCTCGACGACGCGTATCTCGGCTTTCGCTCCTCGCAAGAACCCCACCCGCCGCTCATCCACGGTGGGTACGGGCCGAAGATGCGGCGGTTCCTCGGCGAAGTAGCAGACGGGTGGCTCCCGTGGATCCACACGCCGGAGAAGTACGAGGAAGACCTCGACCTCATCTTCGAATCGGCCAGGGAGAGCGGACGTGATCCGAGCGACATCCGCTGTTCGCTCATGATCCCGAGCGCCATCTCCGAAACGAATCCAGCGAAAGTCGAGCAGGACCTGGTCGATAAGCGGGCGTCGAACCTCGTGCTTCGCCCGCCGCTGCTCGAGTCGCTCGGCTACCCCGACCTCGCCGAGGAGGCGCCGATCATGTGGCAGATGGACCACGGCGAGGAGAAAACGGCGGCCATCGAGGACATCGTGGATCAGGTGGCGTACGAAGACATCCTGGAAATCTTCATCGCTGGCACGCCGGAGTCGGCCATCGAACAGATCGAGCGATTCGTCGACGCGGGCGTGGACGAACTCGTCATCATTCCGGAGGGCGATTTCACGGAGACGATCGAGCACTATCGCGAAACGATCATTCCGCATTTCTCGTAG
- a CDS encoding archease, giving the protein MPYWLREHTADVAVEAEAQTLDGVFAAVADGLASTMCDSIPETGGDRFQLSVEAESREALLFDYLDQLIYERDVRSVLPVENDATVTEDGDRWAVDASARGIPFDDVEAREIKAVTYSDLALEETADGWRAYVVFDV; this is encoded by the coding sequence ATGCCTTACTGGCTCCGGGAGCACACCGCCGACGTCGCGGTCGAGGCCGAGGCCCAGACGCTCGACGGCGTCTTCGCCGCGGTCGCTGACGGCCTCGCGTCGACCATGTGCGACTCCATCCCGGAGACCGGCGGCGACCGCTTCCAGCTTTCCGTCGAGGCCGAGAGCCGGGAAGCGCTCCTCTTCGACTACCTCGACCAGTTGATCTACGAGCGGGACGTGCGCTCGGTGCTCCCGGTCGAGAACGACGCGACCGTCACCGAGGACGGCGACCGGTGGGCGGTCGATGCGAGCGCTCGTGGGATCCCGTTCGACGACGTCGAGGCCCGAGAGATCAAGGCGGTGACCTACTCCGACCTCGCGCTGGAGGAGACCGCCGACGGGTGGCGGGCGTACGTCGTCTTCGACGTGTGA
- a CDS encoding HalOD1 output domain-containing protein yields the protein MDSDTDDQIVHRGLDTDVEEPAVRISEHVGDLEDRDPTSLATMHDCVDGVLDHIFSTPPSPEAQIEITFSYEGYRITVEQNGHARFVDLD from the coding sequence ATGGACAGCGATACCGACGACCAGATCGTCCATCGAGGACTCGATACCGACGTGGAGGAGCCCGCAGTCCGGATCTCGGAGCACGTCGGCGACCTCGAAGACAGGGATCCGACCTCACTCGCGACCATGCACGACTGCGTCGACGGCGTCCTCGATCACATCTTCTCGACGCCACCGTCGCCCGAGGCCCAGATCGAGATCACGTTCAGCTACGAGGGCTATCGTATCACCGTCGAACAGAACGGGCACGCGCGCTTCGTCGACCTCGACTGA
- the cyaB gene encoding class IV adenylate cyclase has translation MYEVEVKVAAEHDVVRERLPDDAEALGTVEQVDTYFDAPHRDFAETDEALRLRRERRLHSGSAADEGQPDGDGGWTTELTYKGPLLEAESKSREELETEVLDGEAMEGALDRLGFEPAATVEKQRERYAVGEFIVSLDAVAGLGEFVEVETEIEATDGVDAIDGPRKEALAVLERLGCDPGEQIRTSYLGLLLADDS, from the coding sequence ATGTACGAGGTGGAGGTGAAGGTCGCTGCGGAGCACGACGTCGTCCGCGAGCGACTTCCCGACGACGCCGAGGCGCTCGGGACTGTCGAGCAGGTCGATACGTACTTCGACGCACCCCACCGCGATTTCGCCGAGACCGACGAGGCCCTGCGACTCCGCCGGGAGCGACGCCTGCACAGTGGCTCCGCGGCTGACGAAGGGCAGCCGGACGGAGACGGCGGGTGGACCACGGAACTCACCTACAAGGGTCCACTCCTCGAGGCCGAATCGAAGAGCCGCGAGGAACTCGAGACGGAGGTCCTCGACGGCGAAGCGATGGAGGGAGCACTCGACCGTCTCGGCTTCGAGCCGGCAGCGACCGTCGAGAAGCAACGGGAACGGTACGCCGTCGGCGAGTTCATCGTCTCACTGGACGCTGTCGCCGGGCTCGGCGAATTCGTCGAAGTCGAGACGGAAATCGAGGCGACCGACGGCGTCGACGCGATCGACGGTCCCCGTAAGGAGGCGCTTGCCGTGCTGGAGCGCCTCGGATGCGATCCCGGCGAACAGATCCGGACATCGTATCTCGGGCTGTTGCTCGCCGACGATTCCTGA
- a CDS encoding NUDIX domain-containing protein — MSNFPPEYCPYCGSELDEVEPPTSHYCGRCEDYVFYNPTPGGSVAVVDGDRLLLVEDFRYENEWKLPSGVLESGESPAEGAIRELAEETGLSVAPSDLAYVTNNAVEPVEGKHHANVTFAARRAATTGTVEAGSDATDARFWSPVEFADAEARFTDVHRRRFGSDSLAWLHETVESALVESE; from the coding sequence ATGTCGAACTTCCCGCCCGAGTACTGCCCGTACTGCGGGAGCGAGCTCGACGAGGTCGAACCCCCGACGTCTCATTACTGTGGGCGCTGTGAGGATTACGTCTTCTACAACCCGACGCCGGGCGGAAGCGTGGCAGTAGTCGATGGCGATCGGTTGCTGCTCGTCGAGGACTTCCGGTACGAGAACGAGTGGAAGCTCCCGAGCGGCGTGCTGGAATCGGGCGAATCACCAGCCGAAGGAGCGATCCGAGAGCTGGCCGAAGAAACCGGGCTCTCCGTGGCTCCGTCCGACCTCGCCTACGTGACGAACAACGCGGTCGAACCCGTCGAGGGGAAACACCACGCGAACGTCACCTTCGCGGCCCGCCGGGCCGCGACCACGGGTACCGTCGAGGCGGGCAGCGACGCGACGGACGCCCGCTTCTGGAGCCCCGTGGAGTTCGCCGATGCCGAGGCACGGTTCACCGACGTCCACAGACGGCGGTTCGGATCGGACAGCCTCGCCTGGCTCCACGAGACCGTCGAGTCCGCACTGGTCGAGAGCGAGTGA
- a CDS encoding PAS domain S-box protein produces MRGPVRILHVDDEVGLVELAATFLEREDDRFVVETATGASEGLELLDDDVDCIVSDYDMPGTDGVAFLEAVREDYPELPFLLFTGKGSEEVASEAISAGVTDYLQKETGTSQYTVLANRIANSVEQYRSMRELESSRRRLDLLFEQSPLGVVEWNEAFEFERLNDAAEEILGYDESALLGESWTRIVPESQEREVSEVTEAVLRDEGGYHNVNENRRADGTVIVCEWHNRVITDEAGDVVTMVSLFQDVTERKEREWQLERHRENLEGLHEAANRLYVADSAEECYDVMIDAAVTILGFDWCTLAAPAEDDEEMFEIQAISDGAPLELGDRPFGVDEGVAGHVYQTKEASVVQNAQDSDQGEPTNDEIRAALTVPVADWGIFQAVATSRGAFDEQDRRHAELLVSSMLATIDRLEQQTELRERQRELERQNDRLDEFASVVSHDLRNPLSVADGRLELARDAIEAEQRTGDQRIGDDWAAVAEHLDAVERSHDRMQSLIDDLLALARHGETPTELSPVHLATLVDDCWAAVETADASLETDIDLRIRAEDTRLRQLFENCFRNAVEHAGPSVTVTVGELDDSDGFFIEDDGPGIRLEEREHLFDFGYSTSEEGTGFGLSIVAEIVEAHDWQIEVLDGSDGGARFEVSDVRVAE; encoded by the coding sequence ATGCGTGGCCCGGTGCGAATCCTCCACGTCGACGACGAGGTCGGCCTCGTGGAGCTCGCTGCGACGTTCCTCGAGCGCGAAGACGATCGGTTCGTCGTCGAGACCGCCACGGGCGCGAGTGAGGGGCTCGAACTGCTCGACGACGACGTCGACTGCATCGTCAGCGACTACGATATGCCGGGGACCGACGGGGTGGCGTTCCTCGAGGCGGTTCGCGAGGACTATCCAGAGCTACCGTTCTTGCTGTTCACTGGCAAGGGCAGCGAGGAAGTCGCGAGCGAGGCGATTTCCGCTGGCGTCACCGACTACCTCCAGAAGGAAACCGGCACGAGCCAGTACACGGTGCTGGCGAATCGGATCGCCAATAGCGTGGAGCAGTATCGCTCGATGCGGGAACTCGAGTCGAGTCGACGACGGCTCGACCTCCTCTTCGAGCAGTCGCCACTCGGCGTCGTCGAGTGGAACGAAGCCTTCGAGTTCGAACGGCTCAACGACGCGGCCGAGGAGATTCTCGGGTACGATGAGTCGGCGCTCCTCGGTGAATCGTGGACCAGGATCGTCCCGGAATCACAGGAGAGGGAGGTCAGCGAAGTGACGGAGGCCGTGCTCCGAGACGAGGGCGGCTATCACAACGTGAACGAGAACCGCCGAGCGGACGGGACGGTGATCGTCTGTGAGTGGCACAACCGCGTGATCACCGACGAGGCCGGCGACGTGGTCACCATGGTGTCGCTCTTTCAGGACGTGACGGAGCGCAAGGAGCGCGAGTGGCAACTGGAGCGCCACCGGGAGAACCTGGAAGGGCTCCACGAGGCCGCCAACCGCCTCTACGTGGCGGACTCGGCGGAGGAGTGCTACGACGTCATGATCGACGCCGCCGTCACGATCCTCGGGTTCGACTGGTGCACGCTGGCCGCACCAGCCGAGGACGACGAGGAGATGTTCGAGATCCAGGCCATCTCAGATGGCGCGCCGCTCGAACTCGGCGACAGGCCCTTCGGGGTCGACGAAGGGGTCGCGGGCCACGTCTACCAGACGAAAGAAGCGAGCGTCGTCCAAAACGCGCAGGATTCCGACCAGGGCGAGCCGACCAACGACGAGATTCGGGCGGCCCTGACGGTGCCGGTCGCCGACTGGGGAATCTTCCAGGCGGTCGCGACCAGCCGTGGCGCCTTCGACGAACAGGACAGACGGCACGCCGAGTTACTAGTCTCCTCGATGCTCGCCACGATCGATCGGCTCGAACAGCAGACCGAACTCCGCGAACGGCAGCGCGAGCTCGAGCGACAGAACGATCGCCTCGACGAGTTCGCAAGCGTCGTCTCCCACGACCTCCGGAACCCGCTGTCGGTCGCAGACGGTCGGCTCGAACTCGCCCGTGATGCGATCGAGGCCGAGCAGCGGACGGGTGACCAGCGGATTGGCGACGACTGGGCAGCTGTCGCCGAACACCTCGACGCAGTCGAACGCTCTCACGACCGGATGCAGTCGTTGATCGACGACCTGCTCGCGCTTGCCCGCCACGGTGAAACGCCGACGGAGCTGTCGCCGGTCCACCTCGCAACCCTCGTCGACGATTGCTGGGCGGCCGTCGAAACGGCGGACGCGTCTCTCGAGACCGATATCGACCTGCGGATACGTGCCGAGGACACCCGCCTGCGCCAGCTGTTCGAGAACTGCTTCCGGAATGCGGTCGAACACGCCGGGCCGTCGGTGACCGTCACTGTCGGCGAACTCGACGATTCAGACGGCTTCTTTATCGAGGACGATGGGCCCGGGATCCGGCTCGAGGAGCGCGAACACCTGTTCGACTTCGGCTACTCGACGTCCGAGGAGGGGACGGGCTTCGGGCTGAGCATCGTCGCGGAGATCGTCGAAGCCCACGACTGGCAGATCGAGGTTCTCGATGGGAGCGACGGAGGCGCACGCTTCGAAGTGAGCGACGTCAGGGTCGCCGAGTGA
- a CDS encoding PAS domain S-box protein, which yields MSTSALTDALEETLAVFEGHTDGEPLTTSEVADRLEMGRRSTYDRLDRLAEREYIETKEVGARGRVWWLPRDPAGGDASEVGEHDPGSGNAGDGRERVAADSTGAMGDTARSFEALVDAVEEYAIFHLDPDGVVTTWNAGAESIKGYERDEIVGRSFETFYTDDDLAEAVPQNNLEAAAREGWIEDEGWRVRKDGSRFWASVTITALYDEGDLAGYAKVTRDMTERRTFEERLRQQRDDLESELDEVFERVDDAFLALDQEFDVSYVNDSATELLETTVGDAVGAPVWDLLPDLADEQHRSRIEETAARGESLEFVCYCDLLDHWIEVRTYPSASGLSIYLRDVTERRQREQELERHEAIVETVDEGIYVTSNGEFTMVNDEYAEMTGYDREELLGAPVSMVADEATIERAREYERELVEGDRDSARFEADLVRADGERIRAEATFAVLPDEATPNGDGAESPTERVGVVRDVTERVERERKLQRRRERLEALDDLNAVVRQITTDAIEQSTRAEMEETVCEGLAASDSYQFAWIGDVDVGSQTVSLRTEAGVEGYLDGVTISVDPDDPHSQGPAGQAFLTESVQTSRDAQAESRFEPWEDVLDSHGFRSSAAVPIVHEESMYGVLNVYTDRPSAFEGEERDVIEQLGTVLGHAIAALERKRALMSDEVVELEFRLSDVSSKLELGGPDRGHFALDRTVSIGDSQFLLFGTADDPGVELLEALVATLPHWDGVDVFDDHGDERRVQIRLTESPVLAPIASRGGIVEEFHIEDDDMHFRVQMAPGGEVREIIDVIQDRYPAAKMLSRRQIGRPDHGSARFDRTVEGTLTERQQAALEAAHAMGYFERPRRNSGQEIAETLDVTPATFHQHLRKAERKLIDAALDGSME from the coding sequence ATGTCGACCAGCGCGCTAACCGACGCTCTGGAGGAGACGCTCGCGGTCTTCGAGGGGCACACCGACGGCGAGCCACTGACCACGAGCGAGGTCGCCGATCGGCTGGAGATGGGCCGCCGGAGCACGTACGACCGTCTCGACCGACTCGCCGAGCGCGAGTACATCGAGACGAAGGAGGTCGGCGCCCGCGGTCGGGTTTGGTGGTTGCCGAGGGACCCTGCTGGTGGCGACGCTTCCGAGGTGGGCGAGCACGACCCAGGGTCGGGGAACGCTGGAGACGGACGCGAACGAGTGGCCGCCGATTCGACCGGGGCGATGGGCGACACCGCTCGATCGTTCGAGGCGCTCGTCGACGCAGTCGAGGAGTACGCGATCTTCCACCTCGACCCCGACGGGGTGGTGACGACCTGGAACGCAGGTGCGGAGAGCATCAAGGGCTACGAACGGGACGAGATCGTCGGGCGGTCCTTCGAGACGTTCTACACCGACGACGACCTCGCGGAGGCCGTTCCCCAGAACAACCTCGAGGCCGCCGCACGCGAGGGGTGGATCGAGGACGAGGGATGGCGCGTCCGGAAGGACGGCTCTCGATTCTGGGCGTCCGTCACGATCACTGCACTCTACGACGAGGGCGACCTCGCGGGCTACGCGAAGGTGACGCGAGACATGACCGAGCGGCGGACGTTCGAAGAGCGGCTACGCCAGCAGCGCGACGACCTCGAGTCCGAACTCGACGAGGTCTTCGAGCGCGTGGACGACGCCTTCCTCGCGCTCGACCAGGAGTTCGACGTCTCCTACGTCAACGACAGCGCGACCGAACTGCTCGAGACGACGGTCGGCGACGCGGTCGGGGCGCCGGTCTGGGATCTGCTCCCCGACCTCGCCGACGAACAGCACCGATCGCGGATCGAGGAGACCGCAGCCCGCGGTGAGTCCCTGGAGTTCGTCTGTTACTGCGATCTGCTCGATCACTGGATCGAGGTCAGAACCTACCCTTCCGCCAGCGGGCTTTCCATCTACCTCCGGGACGTCACCGAACGCAGGCAGCGCGAGCAGGAACTCGAGCGACACGAGGCCATCGTCGAGACGGTCGACGAGGGCATCTACGTCACGAGCAATGGCGAGTTCACGATGGTCAACGACGAGTACGCCGAGATGACCGGCTACGACCGCGAGGAACTGCTCGGTGCGCCCGTCTCGATGGTCGCCGACGAGGCCACCATCGAGCGGGCCCGGGAGTACGAGCGGGAACTCGTCGAGGGCGACCGCGATAGCGCCAGATTCGAGGCCGACCTCGTGCGGGCGGACGGCGAGCGGATCCGCGCGGAGGCGACCTTCGCGGTGCTCCCTGACGAGGCGACGCCCAATGGGGACGGTGCCGAATCGCCGACGGAACGCGTCGGCGTCGTGCGGGACGTGACGGAGCGGGTCGAGCGCGAACGGAAACTCCAGCGCCGTCGCGAACGCCTCGAGGCTCTCGACGACCTGAACGCCGTCGTCCGGCAGATTACGACCGACGCCATCGAGCAGTCGACGCGAGCGGAGATGGAGGAGACGGTGTGTGAGGGACTGGCTGCGTCGGACTCGTACCAGTTCGCCTGGATCGGCGACGTCGACGTCGGCTCCCAGACCGTCTCCCTCCGGACGGAGGCAGGCGTCGAGGGATACCTCGACGGCGTCACGATCTCGGTCGATCCCGACGACCCTCATAGCCAGGGCCCGGCCGGACAGGCGTTCCTCACCGAGTCGGTCCAGACCTCCCGGGACGCACAGGCCGAGTCCCGGTTCGAGCCGTGGGAAGACGTCCTCGATTCCCACGGGTTCCGATCCTCTGCTGCCGTCCCGATCGTGCACGAGGAGTCGATGTACGGCGTTCTGAACGTCTACACCGACCGCCCCAGTGCGTTCGAGGGAGAAGAACGCGACGTGATCGAACAGCTCGGTACGGTGCTCGGCCACGCCATCGCCGCGCTCGAGCGCAAGCGGGCGTTGATGAGTGACGAGGTCGTGGAACTCGAGTTCCGACTGTCCGACGTATCGTCGAAGCTCGAGCTCGGTGGGCCAGACCGTGGGCACTTCGCGCTCGATCGGACGGTCTCGATCGGAGACAGCCAGTTCCTCCTCTTCGGCACTGCGGACGACCCCGGCGTCGAACTGCTCGAAGCGCTCGTCGCGACGTTGCCCCACTGGGACGGAGTCGACGTGTTCGACGACCACGGCGACGAGCGGCGCGTCCAGATCCGACTTACCGAATCACCGGTGCTGGCCCCGATCGCATCGCGAGGTGGCATCGTCGAGGAGTTCCATATCGAGGACGACGACATGCACTTCCGCGTCCAGATGGCTCCGGGGGGCGAAGTGCGGGAGATCATCGACGTCATCCAGGACCGATATCCAGCGGCGAAGATGCTCTCGCGGCGACAGATCGGTCGGCCCGACCACGGATCCGCCCGATTCGACCGGACCGTCGAAGGCACGCTCACCGAGCGCCAGCAGGCCGCTCTCGAAGCAGCCCACGCGATGGGCTACTTCGAGCGTCCGCGGCGGAATTCGGGTCAAGAGATCGCCGAGACGCTGGACGTCACGCCGGCGACGTTCCACCAGCATCTCCGGAAGGCAGAACGAAAACTCATCGACGCTGCGCTCGACGGGTCGATGGAGTGA